AATCGCAACCGGCTCGGGCACGACGATTTCCTCGACGACCGGTACGTCGGCAACCGCCTTCTGGGCCGCTTCTTCAGCCAGAAGCTCGGCCGGGTCCCGCTTGACGAGCACGCGCTTCTTGCGCACTTCGACCTGGACGGTTCGTGCCTGTCCGGATGAATTGGTCGCCTTGATTTCGGTCGTTTCGCGACGGGTCAGCGTGATCTTCGTCTTTCCCGCCGTGTCACCGTGCTGACGACGCAAGTAGTCGAGCAGACGGGACTTGTCCTGCTCGGTCAGCGAATCACGTTCGCTCTGCTTGTCGACACCCGCATGCCTCAGCTGCTCAAGCAGCGCGGCAGCCGGCATTTTCAGCTCGGTCGCAAATTGGGAAACACTCATCAACGCCATACCTGTCCTCGATTATTCAAACCAGTGCGCGCGCGCAGTGGTAATCAGCGATGTCGCACGTGCGGTATCGATGCCGGCGATTTCAACCAGTTCATCGACCGCCAGATCTGCGAGATCGTCACGCGATCGCACATTGGCTCGCGCAAGCTGCGCAGCCAGCGGCTTGTCCATGCCGTCCAGCCCGAGCAGATCGTCATCGACCTGCTCCAGCTGCTCCTCGTCCACGATGGCTTCGGTCAGCAACACGTTGCGTGCGCGGTTGCGCAGTTCATTCACCGTATCTTCGTCGAATGCTTCGATTTCGAGCACTTCGGCCAGCGGTACATAGGCAACCTCTTCCAGCGTCGAGAAACCTTCCTCGATCAGGATGTCTGCCACCTCTTCATCAACATCGAGCTTCGCCATGAACAGCAGCCGGATGGCCGCATTCTCGGCATCGGACTTGGCGGCCGACTGCTCGATGGTCATCAGGTTGATCTTCCAGCCGGTCAGCTCTGACGCAAGGCGCACGTTCTGGCCGCTGCGCCCGATGGCGATCGCCAGATTGTCCTCGCTGACGACAACATCCATGCTGTGGGCGTCTTCATCTACGACGATACTCGCAACTTCGGCCGGCGCCAGCGCGCCGATGACGAATTGCGCCGGATCAGGCGACCACAGGATGATATCCACCCGCTCGCCGCCCAGTTCGTTGGTCACCGCCTGCACGCGCGAACCGCGCATGCCGATGCAGGTGCCCTGCGGATCGACGCGCGGATCGTTGGATTTCACCGCAATCTTCGCGCGAATGCCGGGGTCGCGTGCCGCGCCCTTGATTTCGATCAGGCCGTCTTCGATCTCGGGTACTTCGAGCTCGAACAGCTTCATGATGAATTCCGGCACTGTGCGCGACAGGATGATCTGCGGGCCGCGCGCCTGGCGATCGACACGCAGCAGGATGGCCTTCACGCGATCGCCGACACGCAGGTTTTCCCGCGCAATGATGTGTTCGCGTGGCAGCAGGGCTTCCAGACGACCGCATTCGATGATGGCGTTGCCGCGTTCGATGCGCTTGATGGTGCCCGTGACCAGATGGTCCTTGCGTTCGAGGAAATCGCTCAGGATCTGTTCGCGCTCGGCGTCGCGGATGCGCTGCAGGATGACCTGCTTTGCTGCCTGTGCGCCAATGCGACCGAAATCGATCGGCTCGAGGGCTTCTTCGATGTATTCATCGAGCTGCACGTCGGCAATCTGGTCCTGCGCATCGGTCAGGCCGATCTGCGCCTCTTCGTTTTCGAGCTCGCTGTCAGGCACCACCAGCCAGCGCCGGAACGATTCGTACTCGCCGGTTTCGCGGTCGATGGTCACGCGAACGTCGGCGTCGTCATGGGTACGCTTCTTCGTGGCCGAAGCCAGTGCAGATTCAAGTGCGCCAAACACCACTTCGCGGGCGACATTCTTTTCGCGCGCCAGCGCATCAACCAGCAACAGAATCTCGCGACTCATCGTTTCAACTCCTGCTTGCGTTCAAAGTCCGGCACCAGACGGGCGCGCTCGATCTGCGACAACTCGAACTCGTGTGCCACACCCTTGATTTCCATGGTCAGTCGGCCGTCGCTGACACCTGCCAGGCGCCCGCTGAAACTTCTTTGGTTGTTCAACGGGATGCGTAGCCTGAGCTGCGCTTCCTGCCCGGTGAAACGGATGAAGTCGGCCGCTTTCTTGAGCGGTCTGTCGAGACCCGGCGACGACACCTCGAGCCGGTCGTAATCGACATTTTCGACAGTGAAGAGCCGTGTGAGGTGATTGCTCACCGCCACGCAATCATCCACAGTGATGCCCTGTTCCGCATCGATGAAAATGCGCAGCAGGCGTCCGCGCGGGGACGTTTCCACATCGACCAGTTCGTATCCGAGCCCGCTTACCGCCTGCTCGATGAGCTCTGCAACATTCATCCTTGCAACACAATTCCGGACGCACAAATAAAAAATGGGCTGACCGCCCATCAAACAAACGCCGGCACCGCCAGCGCGACAAGTCCGTTAGTGTATCAGAGCGCGACAATCCACTTCAATATGAATGGCCAGATTGCCCGCGCACAAGGATGTTTTGAAAGTCAGGATTCGCTGGCCGGGGCGGCCGACGGACGACGCCGGCGTCGTGGTGCGCGTTTGCGGGCCGGTGCTTCGCCGTCGGCACGCTGCGCCTGGACCGGCGCCTGACCGGACGGTGCGCCGTTGCCCGGTTCGCGCGGCTTGCGCGGGCCGCGCCGACGCCCATTGCCCTGCCCCGGTTTGGATGCAGGAGCGGCCTCTGCCGATTTAGCACGCGGCTTGCCTGTGGCCGGTACGGCGGTCAGCAGGCGGGACACTTCTTCCGGCTTCAGTTCTTCCGCTTCGCCACGGTGCAGGCGGCGCGGCAACTCGAACGGGCCATAGCGCACGCGCATCAGGCGGCTCACCGCAAGGCCGACCGCCTCGAACATGCGCCGAACCTCGCGATTGCGCCCTTCCGAAATGGTGACGCGATACCAGTGATTGGATCCTTCGCCGCCACCGTCGGACAGTGCATTGAACTTCGCGATGCCGTCGTCAAGTTCGATGCCGGTGGTCAGCCGGGTGGCCTGTTCGTCGGTCAGCTCGCCGATCAGGCGCACGGCGTACTCGCGTTCGAGCTCGTAGCTCGGGTGCATCATCTTGTTGGCCAACTCGCCACTGGTCGTGAATACCAGCAGACCTGAGGTATTGAAGTCCAGCCGTCCGACCGCGATCCACCGACCACCTCCGACGCGGGGAAGCTTGTCGAACACCGACGGCCGACCTTCGGGGTCGTCACGCGACACGATCTCACCTTCCGGCTTGTGATAGATCAGCACGCGCGGTGCGCGCGGTGCGAAATGGATGTGGATCAGCTTGCCATTGACGCGGACCTTGTCTTCCGGCCCGACGCGCTGACCGACGTGGGCCGGGAGGGCATTCACGCTGATGCGCCCGGCCACGATCCAGTCTTCCAGCTCGCGACGCGATCCGAGCCCCATGTCGGCAAGCATCTTGTGCAGCTTCTGCGGCTCGGAAAATACGATAGGACCGCGCTTCTTGGGACGGCTGTCCTGCGATCTGTAGTTGGCCACGTTGCCATTGACCTGGGGGCCGCCCGGTCTGCGCTTACCTTGCATCATCGAAATTCATCACCTTCTGTAGTTCGGCCAGGGGTGGCAGCTCGGCAAGCGTGCGCAGCCCCAGGTCGTCGAGGAATCGTCGGGTGGTGGCGTACAGCGCCGGTCGCCCGGGGACTTCCCGGTAACCTACGCTGTCGATCCAGCCACGACCTTCAAGTGCCTTGATGATGCCCGGCGACACCGACACCCCGCGGATGTCCTCGATGTCGCCTCGCGTCACCGGCTGGCGATACGCAATGATCGCCAGTGTTTCAAGCACCGCGCGCGAGTAGCGCGGCGGCTTTTCGTTCTTCAGTTTTTCCAGATACGGCTGCAGATCCGCACGGGTGCGGAAGCGCCATCCGGACGCGACCTGTATCAGTTCGACACCGCGCTCCGACCAGTCGTCGCGCAATTCGTCGAGCAGTCGACGGAGCACCGACGCATCCAGTTCCTCATCGAACATCCGTCTGAGTTCGGCGATCGACAATGCGTCCTGCGCTGCAAGCAGCGCCGCTTCGAGTATCCGCTTGATATCAGACGGATTCGGCGACAGCAGGTGTGGCGTGTCGGACATAAATCGGCGCAAAAGCTTCAATCTGAAGCAGTTCAATCAGGTTCTCGCGGGCCAGTTCAAGTACCGCGAGGAAATTCACCACCATCTGCCCTGCCGGAGCACCGGCTTCGAACAGCTGGTCGAAGCGCAGCGAACCTTCGTCTGTCAGGCGTCGCAGGATGCCGGACATGAATTCACGCACCGACAGGGCCTCGCGACTGACCTTGTGGTGACGGGTGACATCTGCGTGTCGCATCAGCGCCAGCCATGCCAGCTGGAGATCCGCGGCGCTCACCGCAGGCTGAATCTCGGCAATGCGCTCGGCGACCTGCACGCCCACCCATTCGTGCTCGCGCTGCGTGCGCGGGATGGCATCGAGCGCCAGCGATGCCGCCTTCATCTGTTCGTATTCGATCAGCCGCCGAACGAGTTCGGCACGCGGATCCTCGCCTTCGTCCGCCGATTCGCGCGGCGGACGCGGCAGCAACATCCGGGATTTGATCTCCAGGAGCATCGCGGCCATCAGCAGATATTCGGCTGCAAGTTCAAGGCGATGCTCGCGCATGGCCTCGACATAGACCAGATACTGCGCGGTCAGCGGCGCCATCGGAATGTCGAGGATGTCGACATTCGCCTTGCGGATCAGGTAGAGCAGCAGATCGAGCGGACCCTGGAACGCATCCAGGAACACTTCGAGCGCGTCGGGCGGAATGTACAGGTCGAGCGGAAGTTTTTCCAGCGTCTCGCCATACAACCGCACCGGCGTCGGTACAGCGGCTTCAACCAGGAGCGCGTCGCCCGACATCAGGCGTAGTTCAGACCCATGGCTTCGCGCACGTCGCGCATCGTTTCCGACGCCAGCTTGCGCGCGCGCTCGCAGCCGTCGGCGACGATGTTGCGCAACAGCATGGGGTCTTCCTCGTATTGCCGCGCACGTTCATGAATGGGCGCCTGTTCCTTCAGCACGGCATCGATCACCGGCTGCTTGCAATCGAGGCAGCCTATACCTGCCGAACGACAGCCTTCCTGCACCCACTGCTTCGTCGTCTCGTCGGAGTAGATCACGTGGAACTGCCAGACCGGGCAGCGGTCCGGGTCTCCGGGATCGGTACGGCGCACGCGCTGCGTGTCGGTCTTCATGCCGCGGATCTTCTTGGTGACCAGGTCCGGCTCTTCGCGCAGCATCAGTGTGTTGTTGTACGACTTGGACATCTTCTGTCCATCCAGCCCAGGCATGCGCGCGGCTTCGGTCAGCAGCGCGCCGGGCTCGGCCAGAATCATCTTGCCGCCGCCTTCAAGGTAGCCATACAGCCGCTCGCGATCGCCCAGACTCAGGCTCTGCGCCTCATCGAGCAGCGCGTGCGCCTGTTCCAGCGCCTCGTCGCGACCTTCCTGCTGGTACAGCGTGCGCAGCTCTTCGTACAGCTTGCCGCGTTTGCCGCCGAGCTTCTTCACCGCTTCGCGCGCCTTTTCCTCGAAGCCCGGCTCGCGGCCATACAGGTGGTTGAAACGGCGCGCGACTTCGCGCGTCAGTTCGACGTGCGGTACCTGATCCTCACCCACCGGCACCAGATTGGCACGGTAGATCAGGATGTCGGCCGACTGCAGCAGCGGATAGCCGAGAAAGCCATAGGTAGCCAGATCCTTGTCGGACAGCTTGTCCTGCTGGTCCTTGTAGGTCGGCACGCGCTCCAGCCAGCCCAGCGGGCACATCATCGACAGCAGCAGGTGCAGTTCGGCGTGCTCGGGCACGCGTGACTGGATGAACAGCGTCGCCTGCGACGGATCGACGCCAGCCGCCAGCCAGTCGATCAGCATGTCCCACACGCTGCGTTCGATGACCTGTGTGTCTTCGTAATTGGTGGTCAGCGCATGCCAGTCGGCGACAAAGAACAGACAGGGGTATTCGTGTTGCAGGCGCACCCAGTTCTTCAGCACCCCGTGGTAGTGGCCGAGGTGCAGGCGCCCGGTCGGGCGCATGCCGGAAAGAACACGTTCAGCGTACATGGTGTGGAATCATCCAGTTCAGAAAAGCAGCGCAATCAAGGCAATTCTGGCCAGCGTCAGCAGCGGGCGCAGGATACTGTCCAGCACGCCGGTCAGCAAAAGTGCAAGCAGCAGGAACAGGCCGTAGGGCTCAAGCCGGGCAAAGGCCAAAGAAGGTCCACGCGGCAGCAGACTCACCATGATGCGGCCGCCGTCCAGCGGTGGAACCGGCAGCAGGTTGAGCACCATCAGCAGCAGGTTGATCAGGATGCCCGCCTCCGCCATCAGCGTCAGCGGCTCGCCAAAATACTGGGGAGAGGCGTCCAATGCAAATTTGTAGACCAGTCCCCAGATGACGGCCATGACCAGATTCGCACCCGGCCCGGCGGCGGCCACCCACAGCATGTCCTGCTTGGGACGGCGCAACAGGGAGAAATTGACCGGTACCGGCTTGGCCCAGCCGAACAGCAGGCCGGGCTGGCCGAGCATCGCAGCGCCGAAATACATGACCAGCGGCACCAGTATCGTACCGACCGGATCGATGTGCTTGAGCGGGTTGGCCGTGATGCGCCCGGCCAGATGTGCCGTCGGATCTCCCTTGAGCAGCGCAGCGTAGCCGTGCGCAGCTTCGTGCAGGGTGATTGCCAGCACCACGGGAATGATGATGATGGCCAGTCGCGCGATCATGTCATCCATGTGCGCTCCCTGCGAGCGGCAGGCAGGCTGCACTCACGATTCGTCAAGACCGAAGCGCGATATGTCGCCGGCGCCGGCGCGTATCAGCACCGGCTCCCCGGACGACAGATCGATCACCGAGGTCGGCCGGGTTCCGCACGAACCGGCTTCGATCACCAGATCCAGTTCGTGCTGCAGGCGCTCGCGGATGTCTTCTGCATCGGTCAGCGGCAGCTCTTCGCCGGGCAACAGCAGCGTCGACCCGAGCAGCGGCTCGCCCAGTTCGGCCAGCAGGCTGGACACGACAGGGTGGTCGGGCACGCGCAGCCCGATGGTCTTGCGCTTCGGATGCAGCATGCGGCGGGGCAGTTCGCGCGTCGCTTCCAGGATGAAGGTGTAGGCGCCGGGCGTGGCGCTCTTCAACAGCCTGAACTGCGTGTTGTCGACCCGCGCCAGGCTGGCGATTTCCGACAGATCGCGGCACATCAGCGTGAAGTGATGCTGCGCGTCCACACCGCGGATGCGCCGGATGCGTTCCAGCACCTGCGCATCGCCCATGTGGCCGACCAGCGAATAGGCGCAGTCGGTCGGAATGGCCGCCAACCCGCCGGATCGCAGGATGTCGGCCGCCTGGCGTATCAGTCTGGGTTGCGGATTGTCGGGGTGAAGATTGAAAAGTTGGGCCAATTGGGATCGAAGGGAAAATCGGGGAGAAAAATCTGTGGCAGATCGCCTGTGTAAGTCGTTTCGGGCACGTCGCCCTGGCGCCGGCAGTTTCGGGACGCCATGCGCAAGCTCAGGTCATGCAGATCACGCGTTCGTTCAGTTCCGGCGACCGCCATATCGGCTGCAGATCGTCAGGCAACGGTGCGCTGCGCCCCAGATCCACCGCGCTTTCTTCGGGCGCATGAAAATCCGAAGCGCGCGAGGCATAGAAGCCGAATAGGCGTGCCAGGCGCGCAAAGGTACGCACTTCAGCGTCGCC
The sequence above is a segment of the Methyloversatilis sp. RAC08 genome. Coding sequences within it:
- the rimP gene encoding ribosome maturation factor RimP, with the translated sequence MNVAELIEQAVSGLGYELVDVETSPRGRLLRIFIDAEQGITVDDCVAVSNHLTRLFTVENVDYDRLEVSSPGLDRPLKKAADFIRFTGQEAQLRLRIPLNNQRSFSGRLAGVSDGRLTMEIKGVAHEFELSQIERARLVPDFERKQELKR
- the scpB gene encoding SMC-Scp complex subunit ScpB is translated as MSDTPHLLSPNPSDIKRILEAALLAAQDALSIAELRRMFDEELDASVLRRLLDELRDDWSERGVELIQVASGWRFRTRADLQPYLEKLKNEKPPRYSRAVLETLAIIAYRQPVTRGDIEDIRGVSVSPGIIKALEGRGWIDSVGYREVPGRPALYATTRRFLDDLGLRTLAELPPLAELQKVMNFDDAR
- the rluB gene encoding 23S rRNA pseudouridine(2605) synthase RluB; translated protein: MMQGKRRPGGPQVNGNVANYRSQDSRPKKRGPIVFSEPQKLHKMLADMGLGSRRELEDWIVAGRISVNALPAHVGQRVGPEDKVRVNGKLIHIHFAPRAPRVLIYHKPEGEIVSRDDPEGRPSVFDKLPRVGGGRWIAVGRLDFNTSGLLVFTTSGELANKMMHPSYELEREYAVRLIGELTDEQATRLTTGIELDDGIAKFNALSDGGGEGSNHWYRVTISEGRNREVRRMFEAVGLAVSRLMRVRYGPFELPRRLHRGEAEELKPEEVSRLLTAVPATGKPRAKSAEAAPASKPGQGNGRRRGPRKPREPGNGAPSGQAPVQAQRADGEAPARKRAPRRRRRPSAAPASES
- the nusA gene encoding transcription termination factor NusA, with the translated sequence MSREILLLVDALAREKNVAREVVFGALESALASATKKRTHDDADVRVTIDRETGEYESFRRWLVVPDSELENEEAQIGLTDAQDQIADVQLDEYIEEALEPIDFGRIGAQAAKQVILQRIRDAEREQILSDFLERKDHLVTGTIKRIERGNAIIECGRLEALLPREHIIARENLRVGDRVKAILLRVDRQARGPQIILSRTVPEFIMKLFELEVPEIEDGLIEIKGAARDPGIRAKIAVKSNDPRVDPQGTCIGMRGSRVQAVTNELGGERVDIILWSPDPAQFVIGALAPAEVASIVVDEDAHSMDVVVSEDNLAIAIGRSGQNVRLASELTGWKINLMTIEQSAAKSDAENAAIRLLFMAKLDVDEEVADILIEEGFSTLEEVAYVPLAEVLEIEAFDEDTVNELRNRARNVLLTEAIVDEEQLEQVDDDLLGLDGMDKPLAAQLARANVRSRDDLADLAVDELVEIAGIDTARATSLITTARAHWFE
- a CDS encoding L-threonylcarbamoyladenylate synthase; translated protein: MAQLFNLHPDNPQPRLIRQAADILRSGGLAAIPTDCAYSLVGHMGDAQVLERIRRIRGVDAQHHFTLMCRDLSEIASLARVDNTQFRLLKSATPGAYTFILEATRELPRRMLHPKRKTIGLRVPDHPVVSSLLAELGEPLLGSTLLLPGEELPLTDAEDIRERLQHELDLVIEAGSCGTRPTSVIDLSSGEPVLIRAGAGDISRFGLDES
- a CDS encoding tryptophan--tRNA ligase, whose protein sequence is MYAERVLSGMRPTGRLHLGHYHGVLKNWVRLQHEYPCLFFVADWHALTTNYEDTQVIERSVWDMLIDWLAAGVDPSQATLFIQSRVPEHAELHLLLSMMCPLGWLERVPTYKDQQDKLSDKDLATYGFLGYPLLQSADILIYRANLVPVGEDQVPHVELTREVARRFNHLYGREPGFEEKAREAVKKLGGKRGKLYEELRTLYQQEGRDEALEQAHALLDEAQSLSLGDRERLYGYLEGGGKMILAEPGALLTEAARMPGLDGQKMSKSYNNTLMLREEPDLVTKKIRGMKTDTQRVRRTDPGDPDRCPVWQFHVIYSDETTKQWVQEGCRSAGIGCLDCKQPVIDAVLKEQAPIHERARQYEEDPMLLRNIVADGCERARKLASETMRDVREAMGLNYA
- a CDS encoding segregation and condensation protein A; this encodes MSGDALLVEAAVPTPVRLYGETLEKLPLDLYIPPDALEVFLDAFQGPLDLLLYLIRKANVDILDIPMAPLTAQYLVYVEAMREHRLELAAEYLLMAAMLLEIKSRMLLPRPPRESADEGEDPRAELVRRLIEYEQMKAASLALDAIPRTQREHEWVGVQVAERIAEIQPAVSAADLQLAWLALMRHADVTRHHKVSREALSVREFMSGILRRLTDEGSLRFDQLFEAGAPAGQMVVNFLAVLELARENLIELLQIEAFAPIYVRHATPAVAESV
- a CDS encoding site-2 protease family protein; translation: MDDMIARLAIIIIPVVLAITLHEAAHGYAALLKGDPTAHLAGRITANPLKHIDPVGTILVPLVMYFGAAMLGQPGLLFGWAKPVPVNFSLLRRPKQDMLWVAAAGPGANLVMAVIWGLVYKFALDASPQYFGEPLTLMAEAGILINLLLMVLNLLPVPPLDGGRIMVSLLPRGPSLAFARLEPYGLFLLLALLLTGVLDSILRPLLTLARIALIALLF